The proteins below are encoded in one region of Stigmatopora argus isolate UIUO_Sarg chromosome 2, RoL_Sarg_1.0, whole genome shotgun sequence:
- the LOC144069204 gene encoding hexokinase-1 — protein sequence MIAAQLLAYYFTELKDDQVKKIDKYLYSMRFSDETLVDIMKRFRMELVKGLNRDTYTTSSLKMLPTFVRSIPDGSEKGDFIALDLGGSAFRILRVKVSHEKKQTVQMESQMYDTPEDIMHGSGTKLFDHVAECLGDFMEKQNIKDKKLPVGFTFSFPCQQTKLDESILLTWTKRFKASGVEGMDVVQLLNKAIKQRGDYAADIMAVVNDTVGTMMTCGFDDQRCEVGIIIGTGTNACYMEELRHIDLVEGDEGRMCVNTEWGAFGDDGLLEDIRTEFDREIDRGSLNPGKQLFEKMVSGLYMGELVRLVLVKMAREGLLFEGRITAELLTKGKIETKHVSAIEKNKEGLSKTKEILTRLGVEPSDEDCSAVQHVCSIVSFRSANLIAALLAGILKRLKENKGVARLRTTVGIDGSLYKMHPQYARRLHKAVRRLVPDSDVRFLLSESGSSKGAAMVTAVAYRLAEQSQQIAQTLSEFRLTTDQLLEVKRRMRVEMQNGLSKATQESATVKMLPTFVCSTPDGTENGDFLALDLGGTNFRVLMVKIRSGKKRTVEMHNKIYAIPLEVMQGTGEELFDHIVHCISDFLDYMGMKNTRLPLGFTFSFPCLQTSLDAGVLVTWTKGFKASDCEGEDVVGLLREAIKRREEFDLDVVAVVNDTVGTMMTCAYEEPTCEVGLIAGTGSNACYMEEMRNIEMIESNQGRMCINMEWGAFGDNGCLDDIRTEYDILVDDFSLNPGKQRYEKMCSGMYLGEIVRNILIDLTKRGFLFRGQISETLKTRGIFETKFLSQIESDRLALLQVRAILQHLGLDSTCDDSIIVKEVCGTVSRRAAQLCGAGMAAVVDKIRENRGSDHLRITVGVDGTLYKLHPHFSRIMHQTVKKLAPNCDVNFLLSEDGSGKGAALITAVGVRLRQELNS from the exons ATTGACAAGTACTTGTACTCCATGCGCTTCTCTGATGAGACTCTTGTGGACATCATGAAGCGCTTCCGCATGGAGCTGGTGAAAGGGTTGAACCGCGATACCTACACTACCTCATCCTTAAAAATGCTGCCGACGTTTGTGCGCTCCATTCCCGACGGTTCTG AGAAAGGAGACTTCATTGCATTGGATTTGGGAGGAAGCGCCTTCCGAATCCTTCGCGTCAAAGTCAGTCACGAGAAGAAGCAGACCGTTCAGATGGAGAGCCAAATGTACGACACACCGGAGGACATAATGCATGGGAGTGGAACAAAA TTATTTGACCATGTTGCAGAGTGTCTGGGCGACTtcatggaaaaacaaaacattaaagaCAAGAAGTTGCCAGTTGGCTTTACCTTCTCCTTTCCTTGCCAACAAACCAAACTTGATGAG AGCATTCTGTTAACCTGGACTAAGCGCTTCAAGGCGAGCGGCGTGGAGGGCATGGACGTGGTCCAACTGCTCAACAAAGCCATCAAACAACGAGGA GACTACGCGGCGGACATCATGGCTGTGGTGAACGACACCGTGGGAACTATGATGACTTGCGGCTTTGACGACCAACGCTGTGAAGTTGGAATTATCATCG GAACCGGCACCAACGCGTGCTACATGGAGGAGTTGCGTCACATCGATCTGGTGGAAGGCGACGAAGGCAGGATGTGCGTGAATACCGAGTGGGGGGCCTTCGGAGACGACGGCTTGCTGGAGGACATCCGGACGGAGTTTGATCGAGAGATCGATCGAGGTTCACTCAACCCCGGCAAGCAGCT GTTTGAGAAGATGGTTAGCGGACTGTACATGGGCGAGCTGGTTCGTCTCGTTCTGGTCAAAATGGCCAGAGAGGGACTGCTGTTCGAAGGACGAATCACGGCTGAGCTTCTTACCAAAGGGAAGATTGAGACCAAACATGTTTCTGCCATTGAGAA GAACAAGGAGGGATTAAGCAAAACCAAAGAGATTTTAACCAGACTTGGTGTGGAGCCCTCAGATGAGGACTGCTCTGCTGTTCAACAT GTTTGCAGCATTGTGTCTTTTCGCTCCGCCAACCTGATAGCGGCACTACTAGCCGGTATCCTGAAGAGACTCAAAGAAAACAAAGGTGTGGCCCGACTGCGCACCACCGTTGGCATCGACGGATCTCTATACAAGATGCACCCACA GTACGCCCGTCGTCTCCATAAGGCAGTCCGTCGGCTGGTCCCGGACTCTGACGTGCGGTTCCTCCTGTCCGAGAGCGGTAGCAGCAAAGGGGCCGCCATGGTAACGGCCGTGGCGTACAGACTCGCCGAGCAGTCGCAGCAAATCGCACAAACCCTATCGGAATTCCGCCTGACGACTGATCAGCTTCTGGAG GTAAAGAGGCGAATGAGGGTTGAGATGCAAAATGGCCTTTCAAAGGCAACACAGGAATCTGCTACAGTCAAAATGTTGCCAACTTTTGTGTGCAGCACTCCCGATGGAACAG AAAATGGCGATTTCCTGGCTTTGGATTTAGGAGGTACAAACTTTAGAGTACTGATGGTCAAAATCCGCTCTGGGAAGAAAAGAACAGTGGAGATGCACAACAAAATCTACGCCATTCCTCTAGAAGTGATGCAAGGAACAGGAGAAGAG CTGTTTGATCACATTGTACACTGTATAAGCGACTTCCTGGACTACATGGGCATGAAAAACACTCGTCTTCCCCTGGGCTTCACCTTCTCATTCCCCTGCCTTCAAACTAGCCTGGATGCT GGCGTCCTGGTGACATGGACCAAAGGGTTCAAGGCTTCAGACTGCGAAGGCGAAGATGTAGTGGGACTTTTGAGAGAGGCCATCAAAAGGCGAGAG gagTTTGACTTGGATGTCGTGGCTGTAGTCAATGACACAGTGGGCACCATGATGACCTGTGCGTACGAAGAGCCCACCTGTGAAGTGGGACTCATCGCCG GCACCGGAAGTAATGCGTGTTACATGGAGGAGATGAGAAACATTGAAATGATAGAATCCAACCAAGGGCGGATGTGCATCAACATGGAATGGGGAGCCTTTGGCGATAATGGATGCTTAGATGACATTAGGACAGAGTATGACATCCTGGTAGACGACTTCTCCCTCAACCCCGGCAAACAGAG ATACGAGAAAATGTGCAGCGGTATGTACCTCGGTGAAATAGTGCGGAACATACTCATAGATTTGACCAAGAGGGGCTTCCTCTTCAGAGGGCAAATTTCCGAGACGCTCAAGACTAGAGGCATCTTTGAAACAAAGTTCCTTTCTCAGATTGAAAG tgaCAGATTAGCGTTACTTCAAGTGAGGGCGATCTTACAACATTTGGGGCTGGATAGCACCTGTGATGACAGTATCATTGTCAAAGAG GTTTGTGGAACCGTGTCACGTCGAGCTGCTCAGCTCTGTGGGGCAGGAATGGCGGCAGTAGTTGATAAGATCAGAGAAAACCGTGGATCGGACCATTTACGCATCACTGTAGGGGTGGACGGCACGCTCTACAAACTGCACCCACA CTTTTCTCGGATAATGCACCAAACCGTGAAGAAACTGGCCCCTAACTGCGATGTCAACTTCCTGCTGTCGGAGGACGGCAGCGGCAAAGGGGCTGCGCTCATCACcgccgtgggcgtccgcttgagACAAGAGCTCAACAGCTAA